In Lactuca sativa cultivar Salinas chromosome 5, Lsat_Salinas_v11, whole genome shotgun sequence, the DNA window AGCGGCGAAGTGGTCCTAACAATCCCCGGAGAAGAGAAAGAAGCGAAACATGCGACCTTTGGAGCACCGAGAGATGCAAAACCGAGAGGTGTTCCCGAATCACCTCATAGAAAGTCTGTTGATTCATATCCTGAAAATGCATATTTCATGCCAAGCCCTAACAGGCCTCCTAAAATCCCCAATCCTGAAACCCTAACCAGGCGAAAAACCTTAGCAAGATCGATTTACTCCAAGCCCAAATCAAGGTTTGGTGAACAACCTTTAATTGATCACAACATGTTCGATGAAATGCATGAACCAGTAGGCCAGACCTCAAACTCGCCCATGAGGATATCAGCTCGAGCCTCCCCTAGAGTAGCAGGCAATACTACTACTGCTTCTCCAGCTGCTACACCAAGAACTTTGTCCATAACACCAAAGACTCCATTAATGGCATCACCTGGAGCTGCAGGGGGAGATGAGAGTGATAACGAGGAAGAGATTTATAAGAAGGTTAACATACGAAAGCAGTTAAAGCTTAAAAGGGTGAAGCTGAAAGTACTATTTCAATGGGTAGTATTGCTTTTTCTTGTGGGTTGTATAGTTGCTAGCTTAATGATTCCCAAGTTGAAAAATTACAAGATATGGAGCTTGGAGTTATGGAAGTGGTTTGTGCTTATAACAGTGATCATTTGTGGTATGTTAGTCACCAACTGGCTTATGCATTTCATTGTATTGCTGATAGAACTGAACTTCTTGTTGAGAAAGAAAGTGTTATACTTTGTACACGGATTAAAAAAGAGTGTTCAAGTATGCATATGGTTGATTGTAGTTCTTGTTACTTGGACATCACTGTTTAATAGCAAACATGTTGGAAGATCAAAAAACGCAGCCAAGGTTTTGGATTACTTGACATGGACCATTGTTGCCTTATTAGTGGGTTCAATCTTGTGGCTTGTAAAGACTTTCTTGCTCAAGATTCTTGCAACTTCATTCCACGTCAGCAATTTCTTTGATAGAATTCAAGAATCAATCTTTCTTCAGTATGTTCTCCACACCCTTTCAGGGCCTCCAGTTATGGAATCATTACAAAACGTTGGGGCCTCCACTAGTAAAAGCCAATTTAGTTTACAAGTAAAGAAGAAtgggaaagataaaaagacaaAAAAAGAAGTGATAGATGTAAGTAAGCTTCATCAAATGAAGAGAGAAAAAGTGTCTGCATGGACTATGAAGATGTTGGTTGACACAATATCAAATTCAGGGCTCTCAACTTTCtctggtgaacttgaagaaagcGCTTATTATGGAGAAGGAATTGGATCTGCAGACAAAGAAATCACCAGTGAGATGGAAGCCATTGCTGCTGCTTATCATATCTTTAGAAATGTTGCTCAGCCTGGTTTTACGTAAGAACTGAACATCTTTATATCTCTTAATTTTCTTTCAACAACTCTGAACACCTTCATATCTATTAATAAACATTGTAGATACATTGAAGATATTGATCTAAGGAGATTCATGATCAAGGAAGAGGTAGATATCGTGTTTCCAATGATCGATGTGGCTGAAAAAGGTCAAATCGATAGGAAGACTTTAACAGAATGGGTGGTAAGACTCCTTGTCTTATCTCCTTCATATTTTGAGTAATTTCTGAATTGACATTAATGTTAAGGAAGTGTGTTGTTACTTATTTACAGGTAAAGGTTTACAATGGGAGAAAAGCTTTAGCACATGCATTAGATGACACGAAAACAGCTGTGAATGAATTGAACAAGCTTGTTACAGCAGTCTTAGTTGTTATAATCATAATTATATGGCTTCTTTTAACAGAGATTGCTACAACCAAAATACTTGTCTTCCTCTCTTCACAGCTTGTTGTAGCTGCTTTTATATTTGGGAACACTTGCAAGACTGTTTTTGAAGCAATTGTGTTTGTGTTCATCATGCATCCGTTTGATGTTGGGGATCGCTGTGTTATTGATGGTGTTCAGGTTCGAAATGGACATGTTATGGTATATTAGTATATTActatattataattaaatttgTTGCATTTAAATGATTGGTTATATGTTATTTTCAACAGATGGTAGTTGAAGAGATGAATATCTTAAATACAGTGTTCTTGAAATTTGATAATGAGAAGATATATTATCCGAATTCGGTTTTGGCTACAAAGCCGATTAGTAATTTCTATAGGAGTCCAGATATGGGTGATAAGGTGGAATTTTCTATTGATTTTGCAACACCATTTGAGAAGATTGGGCTATTAAAAGACAAGATTAAAAAGTAAGTTCATACACAGCATATAATGTTGtgataaaaaagaaattaatatGTGAATATTAAACATCAGGTATTTGGAGAAGAACCCTCAGTTATGGTATGCGAATCATAATTTTGTGGTGAAGGAGATAGAAAATGTGAACATGATAAAGGTGGCACTTATTATTAATCACACAATGAACTTTCAAGATTATGGTGAAAAGAATAAGCGAAGAAGTGAAATGGTTTTAGAGTTGAAGAAAATATTTGAAGAGTTGAAGATCAAATGCAGTCTTCTTCCACAACCAGTTCATCTGCAGCATCTGGAAACACCCACTCCAACTGGGCCCACCAAATAATCGTACATCTTCATAAAAGGTTTCGTCTTTCTTTGATATgaaaccattaagttcttaacccattaagcccatTACTAATTTTTGTATTGTGGAATTTGAATGTTTGTGTATAGGGGCATGAGGGTAAGCTATATGAGGATATGAGACATCAATGGTGATAAAATCAGTGTTTGATTTTTGTAGTGATTAAACAAAACCATTGTGATTTGGTTAATCAGTAGGATGGATTACTTCACTTATTAAGCACATATATGTATGATGATTTGTGAAGGTGCAAATATTTGTTATGAAATTTCTATGTACTTGAGTAAAGTGTTTTATGATCTTGTGTATTTATCCTACTGTTGGAACTTACCAATGTTTTTGCCTTCACTTATAACCAATTAAATGTTTTTGGCCTTTAATTATAACCAATTAAATGTCTTCACGATGTTAGAGTATCTTGGgtgtataattttattttttaaatgacaaatctaatatgaagtatttttaaTTCCACTTATGTTGTAAATGAGACATAAACCATCGACCTTAAGCAAGGAAAACATCTGATACTATTGGGTTAGAAAATCTTTTCATGTATGACCTTATTTAGagttatataataaacaaaacaacaaaaatttGGATACATTTTAAAAAGTTGCAAAGTTGTAAAAAAATCATGGTTTATTTGTGGATTTGGTCTATCAATTAATTTAACATCCATTTATTTTACTATGATGAGTTTGGTAAAAATGACTATCTATTTAcctttaatttaatgttttaataATTAATAGTACTTTTGGTATTAATAATCATTGTTACTATTAATTATTAACCTAAAAGAAACATAAATTTTCAGAAAAGCCAttacaaaaaaacattttatttgagaaccattatttttttttccaaaaaaccattcatattttttttagagTTAGAAAGGTTTTGCAAGCTTACATGTACAAAGTACAAATCCTATTGAGGTGGCATTTATAATATATAATCATTCCTACCATAAGCTCTTTATTAATTTCAAATACAATATTTGAAAGTCAATACATTAGatctttttttttcctatttagACCGAAGCTCGTCACAACTTTTAGTGATGGAGCTTTAACATTTGATTTGGAGacaaaaatataatatgtataaaaatagtgagcaaccaatattttatattttttgacctaatatatataacattaaaatatagataatatgtataaaaatagtgagcaaccaatattttatattttttgacctaatatatataacattaaaatatAGATACTACTTCTAACTCAAAAATCAGGAAGGACACAACCTCTTCCGACCCTAACAAAGGTCAGCCCATGACAACTTTTATTAAGTCAAAACAAAGCAAATGATAACCagtattttgaaaaccagacCGGACCGACCGGTTGAACTGGTTCAACCGGGAACCGGCCAGGTTACCGGTTTTTTAACACCCAAAAAACGCTTGAAAACCAAACCACATGTTTTGTTAAAAATCGGATTAAACCGGACTGGTTGAACCGGAAATAAAACCGCTTTATTGATCAAAATTTTGGTTTTCTAATATACAGGCCAATGCAGCAAGCCGACTTATAAGAGCCAACCGCTTTGAATGGGATTTTTTATTATTCTTCCAAATGCCGGTAAGGCTCCTTTAATAGAGTTCATATTCTTTTAAACTTTTTCTCCCCCGTCGACCTTTAAACTTTTTCTCCCCCGTCGACGTGAGATGCCTCAAAATGCTTCCATATTCCTCAAATATGTTTCCAATTCCTTTACACTTTTACATAACATACCTTTTAATATATTACAATCAAAAGTCCtgattgcttcattggtgaattaaaGGTTCTCTTATAATAATATTTAGATATGAATGAAACTAATATACTTAAATTAGATTGATTAAATTTTTTCATGACCTCTCAACAGGAATTACAGTAATAACATGTTATAAGAAGAGAGTAAATGCAAGAAATTGGAAAATTACAAGGAGAACAAAGTAAAGAAAGAACCTAGAAAAAAAAGAGTTGAATAATCCAAAATCTTAAGAATAACAACTTCaatgtaatcatatatatatggtgtttttgaataatcaaatcattATCTTTAAAGAGTTCTTTAAAAAAGGATttaaattttgaagccaaaagctataaataagggagttaaattacaaacaatattaattatagaaattgGCATCTtctatataaatagaatgatttgtttcaattgataacataattgttgaatttaaagattatataattaaatgtaattgtgtttgaattctatttgggaaagatgatgtcatcaatttgatctaatggtggaaaacatatgattgaaatacaatcaagggtcctgattgcttcattggtgaattaaaggttctcttttaataatatttaaatatataaatttccattcatattaacatattaaatacatatttgtaaaaaattcttataattaaattttaattttgacaTTGTCTTGCTGGACATCAATGTGAGATATTGACATGGTTATAAATTGTTGTTTTGTCGTTAAtagttattttcataaaaatatacatataaatatacactaattataaatattatttatcaaTATTTTATATGTTCTATGCATAACATTATGACATTATGTActaatcattaaaaaaaaaaaaaaaaaaaaaaaaaactattcacCGTCCGTCCTATTACACAGatatgacataaacaacatattcATAATATTTGTTTCACTATTCAACCACAAAAACCTTAAACCCAAATCACCGAAAATGTTTATCCAatgagttaatatatatatatatatatatatatatatatatatatatatatatatatatatatatatatatatatataaccattctCAAAACACTTAACAATAATAGATAAAGATAAATTTAAAAAAGGGTTTTATACaacattaatatataaaaaagtaCAATTAAGATGGTATTTGAATTCGAAGACAAAAAAAAATGTGTAAAAACATGTTGTGGTGGTGAAAACCACAGTTCTTTTTTATTAAGAAAATGAGACGATGGTttataagattttttttatataaattttcttCCAAATTTTTCATTGCCTCATATATATTAGCAAACCAAATGTTATTGTTGATTGTGCGGTCTTTGGATAATAACAAATATGATTTAAAAAGAATACGATTCAAAAGGATATTACACTGCCACCAATCACTAACGTTACTGCCGGTGAAGTTTGAAGAACAATTCAATAACAATGAAGTGTATACATATAATGTTGTGTATACAGAAGTGTTGCACAATTAATAATGCACAATCAATCATATGTTCATGTACATGAGTAAAAgaatccaaacttttcatttttaattcttatTGATTTCATTTATGTTAGTATTACTCTTATTAATAATTGTTTAGATGTAGTAAATTATTTGCACAAAAAAATAATCGCCTCTAGAAActaatttataaaagaaattatTCGCACTCGTCGCTTTGcgtgggtaaacggctagtatatatcaACGTGTTTAGTCTTATATGCTTCAAAATGGTCTTCTTCATGAATCCTCATTTGTTGACACACCAACCCAAATTGGGTAGTAAAATAAGATAATCGTTATCTCCTAGAAGTGGCTACAACTCTTTTATTTCAAATCATTGTTCTTAAACCTTATTGGGTTGATGTTGTTAATAATGTTTGCTTTCTCATTAATTGAATGCCCTCGATTGTTTTGGACGGTAGAGTTTCATTCTTAatcatttcttaaaaaaatactCCCCATCTATCTGAAGATATTTGGTAATACATGTTTTGTTTATGATACCCGACTACACATAACTAAACTAGATCCAAAGTCTTTAAAATGTATTTGTCTTTGCTATTATCAACTTCAAAAATGGAATAAGTGCTTCTATCCTACGCATAATTGGTACATCATATCCCGTGATGTTACATTCCATGAAAATCGACCCTTTTCTTGTGTATAATCCTTACAATCCAAGAGCTAATGATTATTTGTTGGTTTATACCATACATGGTCCTAAATCATCCCAGTCTCCTACCACATTCACTCGACACAATCTCAAGGTTAAACTAAGCCACTGATTGATCACATATATCAAGGCAACAACAATCTACATCAGATTCCTATATGATGCCACCTCCATGTGAGAATCCTACGAGTGATGATCCTCATGTGTCTTGTGACCCACCATTCCTGTATACAACATTTGGATCTTGATGTTCTTATTTATCTTTAAGAATTCAAGCATTCATGTATTAACATTACTTTTTTGTTTTGAGAGCCTGAAAGATTTTCTTGCATCTCGATTTCAAACAAAGGACCTAAGCccattaaaatattttttgggattTTAGATCTCTCATACTCAAATAGGAATTTGTTTATCCTAATGAAAATATTGTTTGTGTATATTGAATGACTCTTGTTTGATTGAAACAAACCCTTATGAGTCTCCTAAGAttccaaatatgaagttaaaagtagaagatgaagatcttctTGAGAATCCAAAAAGTATAGATGAATTATGGGAAAACTAAACTATCTAATGATTACACAGCCAAACATTGCTTTCTGAATACCTAAAGGGTGCTCCGGGTCATGGCATCTCAATCCGGAATCATGGTCATCATGTGATAGAAGGGTTCATATATGCCAACTATAATAGAGATCTACAAGCAGGCAGTCTACTATGTGTTGTTGCGTGTTTGTTGGAAAAAATCTTATTCCATGgaagaataacaaaaaaaaatagtgttTCGAGGTCAAATGTAGAATCTGGATACAATGTTATATTCAAGAACATTTGTGAACAGATGTGGTCGAATATGATTCTGTAATCTATTAAGTAAGGTTTACTTAATCCACACAGATGAACATATTGTATGATAATGAGACTACTACATGGAAAACAAGCATGTGCTTCATAAAAGAACTAAATACATTAAAGTGGATTGTcatttcacttgtgaaaaggtgAGAGATGGAACCATCACAATTCCCCATGTTCGAACAAGAAGCCAACTAGTTGATGTCTTCACCAAACATTATTTGGTTATCATATTTCTATTATTTCTAACAAGGTGGGCATGATTAACATATATGTTCTAGCTTGATGAAGAGTGTTAGAATGTAATACTTATATTTGTTTAGCTCATGCTTTTTAGTCCATGACTGGTAGAGTTTTGCTACATTTAGAactataatctctctctctctctctctctctctctctctctctatatatatatatatatatatatatatatatatatatatatatatttctctcATTCATTTATACACATTCAATATAATTCCAAATTTCAATATTGTCCTTgattttaaagataacaataACATCGACAAATGTATTAATTCTTTTTCTTACTTTTGATTTTGAGTTAACACGTCAATCATATATAACAACTGAAAAAATAAAAGGTTAATCAGGTAAATAGTCactgttgaaaaaaaaaagggtAAATTGATGTTTTTGTGCTAATAAAAAGGGGTTGAGAAAAAAAATGACAAATATAAGTGGTATCATTATCttcttttttatataaataaaaatgtatactaaATCATTCATATATTTTTGTGAAATTATATGCAGGAATAAAAGCATAACGATCATTTACTTCGTTTATTATATTCTTTCGTTAAGATTAAGATTAAGATATTTGATACCAAAATATAAAAGCATAACGATCGATTGCTTCGTTTATTATATTCTTCCGTTAAGATTAAGATTAAGATATTTGATACCAAAATATTTTTATCACAATACACGataaaaagaagtttaataaacttGCATAAAACATGCATCACATTGTAAGCAATATACTAACTGATATTCTAATATTTTTGTCATACAAGCTGTATTCCTTTAGAAAAAAGATAGAATATAgagaaaaaaaaagtatttttacCATGTCATTATTTAACTGCTTTAACTTTTTCTTTTCAGATATCAAATcttttaatttgttttataaaaaacatAGATATAAATATTATCGTCAAATCAGTtgcttttttattaaaataaaaaaaaaattaacaaattactttatatttttctatattttgtcctgaaaacaatttgaaaaaggTCAGCTTTCTCGTGTTCAAAGTTGAGCGGTACCATTTTCATGCACCTATAGATCGTCTGCTCCGATGAATCCTCTCTCCGCCGCCTGACGGCCTGAGATCTCTCCGGCCACCACCGTTTTACTCGTATTTCTTTATTCAGCGTTATCTCCAATTCAAGTTGTCATCCAGGAGTTCTTCCAGTAGCATTTGCATGTGTATGTGCTTCTCATGCTGCAAGCTTTCAGTGCATGTGAGTTCAGTTTATCTATTTCATCAACAGTTCTCTAGAAACACATTTGCTTAATTATATAACTGCTACCTTCATGCCTTTGCGTAATCACTTCTATTCAAGTTGCCCTCCCATCTATGGCTAAATGTATCGTATCGTAGAAAGTGACGTCTCTGCTGTTAATTCGCTTGTAATTCTCGTATTATTTtgtgcatgtgtgtgtgtgtttctgtaATGTTTCATTTGAACTTGAATTCGAGGAGGAAATCTTCGAAACAATAGCTGTTATTTGTTATGTTTAGTAGCTACAAGCCTACAAATGTTAATTTCTTGAAGGCGGATGTAGGTGACAGTTTTTATTGTAATTAATTTCTAGGTTTTTGACTACGAATGGATGGAAATGGTAAAAGCTCGAAAACAGGGGAGATCAGCATGACGGAGAACAAAAGCGGCGAAGTGGTCGTACCAATTTCCGGCGAAGAGAAATATGTGAAACGCGCTACTTTTGGAGTAACGAGAGATGCAAAACCAGGAGCAGTTAATGAGTCACCTCATAGAAAATCTGTGGATTCATATGTTATTTCAAGCCCTAACAGCAATTCGCCCAAAACCCCTAATCCTGAAACGTTATCCAGGCGAAGAACCATAGCAAGA includes these proteins:
- the LOC111880555 gene encoding mechanosensitive ion channel protein 10 isoform X2 → MDANGKTSKTGEISMTENKSGEVVLTIPGEEKEAKHATFGAPRDAKPRGVPESPHRKSVDSYPENAYFMPSPNRPPKIPNPETLTRRKTLARSIYSKPKSRFGEQPLIDHNMFDEMHEPVGQTSNSPMRISARASPRVAGNTTTASPAATPRTLSITPKTPLMASPGAAGGDESDNEEEIYKKVNIRKQLKLKRVKLKVLFQWVVLLFLVGCIVASLMIPKLKNYKIWSLELWKWFVLITVIICGMLVTNWLMHFIVLLIELNFLLRKKVLYFVHGLKKSVQVCIWLIVVLVTWTSLFNSKHVGRSKNAAKVLDYLTWTIVALLVGSILWLVKTFLLKILATSFHVSNFFDRIQESIFLQYVLHTLSGPPVMESLQNVGASTSKSQFSLQVKKNGKDKKTKKEVIDVSKLHQMKREKVSAWTMKMLVDTISNSGLSTFSGELEESAYYGEGIGSADKEITSEMEAIAAAYHIFRNVAQPGFTYIEDIDLRRFMIKEEVDIVFPMIDVAEKGQIDRKTLTEWVVKVYNGRKALAHALDDTKTAVNELNKLVTAVLVVIIIIIWLLLTEIATTKILVFLSSQLVVAAFIFGNTCKTVFEAIVFVFIMHPFDVGDRCVIDGVQMVVEEMNILNTVFLKFDNEKIYYPNSVLATKPISNFYRSPDMGDKVEFSIDFATPFEKIGLLKDKIKKYLEKNPQLWYANHNFVVKEIENVNMIKVALIINHTMNFQDYGEKNKRRSEMVLELKKIFEELKIKCSLLPQPVHLQHLETPTPTGPTK
- the LOC111880555 gene encoding mechanosensitive ion channel protein 10 isoform X1, whose product is MDANGKTSKTGEISMTENKSGEVVLTIPGEEKEAKHATFGAPRDAKPRGVPESPHRKSVDSYPENAYFMPSPNRPPKIPNPETLTRRKTLARSIYSKPKSRFGEQPLIDHNMFDEMHEPVGQTSNSPMRISARASPRVAGNTTTASPAATPRTLSITPKTPLMASPGAAGGDESDNEEEIYKKVNIRKQLKLKRVKLKVLFQWVVLLFLVGCIVASLMIPKLKNYKIWSLELWKWFVLITVIICGMLVTNWLMHFIVLLIELNFLLRKKVLYFVHGLKKSVQVCIWLIVVLVTWTSLFNSKHVGRSKNAAKVLDYLTWTIVALLVGSILWLVKTFLLKILATSFHVSNFFDRIQESIFLQYVLHTLSGPPVMESLQNVGASTSKSQFSLQVKKNGKDKKTKKEVIDVSKLHQMKREKVSAWTMKMLVDTISNSGLSTFSGELEESAYYGEGIGSADKEITSEMEAIAAAYHIFRNVAQPGFTYIEDIDLRRFMIKEEVDIVFPMIDVAEKGQIDRKTLTEWVVKVYNGRKALAHALDDTKTAVNELNKLVTAVLVVIIIIIWLLLTEIATTKILVFLSSQLVVAAFIFGNTCKTVFEAIVFVFIMHPFDVGDRCVIDGVQVRNGHVMMVVEEMNILNTVFLKFDNEKIYYPNSVLATKPISNFYRSPDMGDKVEFSIDFATPFEKIGLLKDKIKKYLEKNPQLWYANHNFVVKEIENVNMIKVALIINHTMNFQDYGEKNKRRSEMVLELKKIFEELKIKCSLLPQPVHLQHLETPTPTGPTK